In the genome of Rhodoferax sp. BAB1, one region contains:
- a CDS encoding methyl-accepting chemotaxis protein, with the protein MSVLNKLFGKKAPDTEQSVGLSLAMPDDLSALHAPRAAAPGKSADTQLQDLPAPVPLDQDDMVSVPLLGRRPIAEQQRLLWWLLGLALVVLGAIAFVALTAADRVAQQLNATGQSLMQSQRLAKSVSQALVGVPQAFAEVKESSSYLVRSVKGLRDSDYALRLEPIDADLLPQLEKIIPLMERAEKSAAAIVAQEKILTQVGAALRTINRQSSDLLEIAETVSSLKLQQNASAAEISAAGQLVMLTQRIGKSSNEFLTAEGVSPEAVFLLGKDLNSFKEIAQGLLDGSPELRLNASKDAQTREQIEALIKLYELTRTQAGAILGNLQGLVSARSAQITIINDSEPMRRDLEELQGQLATRTGLGPTSLLSLIGAAIFALLCAAGLARVQLMDSRRRQVMAEAQRLEAERQEQEAKRVNDANQAAILRLMNELQTVAEGDLTQEATVTEDITGAIADSVNYTVEELRLLVGNVQNTAAQVAQTTAEVDQTSTELLAASNEQLHEIRETGRSVVDMSTRINQVSHQAQESAAVARQSLQAAESGLKAVQDAIGGMNSIRDQIQDTSKRIKRLGESSQEIGEITELISDITEQTNVLALNAAIQAASAGEAGRGFSVVAEEVQRLAERSADATRQISALVKAIQTDTQDAVAAMERSTQGVVEGARLSDNAGTALTEIDRVSRRLAELIEQISDSTSKEAAMANVVADNIQHIFAVTEQTGEGTRATAAQVRELSRMAEELRQSVARFKIS; encoded by the coding sequence ATGTCCGTCCTCAACAAACTCTTTGGCAAGAAGGCGCCCGATACGGAGCAGAGTGTTGGCCTGAGTCTGGCCATGCCCGACGATCTGTCTGCCCTGCATGCGCCGCGCGCCGCGGCCCCTGGCAAATCGGCGGACACCCAGCTGCAAGACTTGCCTGCGCCGGTGCCGCTGGACCAGGACGACATGGTCAGCGTGCCCCTGCTGGGGCGCCGTCCGATTGCCGAGCAGCAGCGTCTGCTGTGGTGGCTGCTGGGTCTGGCGCTGGTGGTGCTGGGCGCGATCGCCTTCGTGGCGCTGACGGCCGCCGACCGCGTGGCGCAGCAGCTGAATGCCACTGGCCAGTCCCTGATGCAGTCGCAGCGCCTGGCCAAGTCGGTGTCGCAGGCCCTGGTGGGTGTGCCCCAGGCCTTCGCCGAAGTCAAGGAGAGTTCCAGCTACCTGGTGCGCTCCGTCAAGGGCCTGCGCGACAGCGATTACGCCCTGCGCCTGGAGCCCATCGATGCCGACCTGCTGCCGCAGCTCGAGAAGATCATCCCCCTGATGGAGCGTGCCGAGAAAAGTGCCGCTGCCATCGTGGCGCAGGAGAAGATCCTGACCCAGGTCGGCGCCGCCCTACGTACCATCAACCGCCAGTCGTCCGACCTGCTGGAGATCGCCGAGACGGTGTCTTCGCTCAAGCTGCAGCAGAACGCCAGCGCCGCCGAAATTTCCGCGGCCGGTCAGCTGGTGATGCTGACCCAGCGCATCGGCAAGTCGTCCAACGAGTTCCTGACGGCCGAGGGTGTGAGCCCGGAAGCCGTGTTCCTGCTGGGCAAGGACTTGAACTCCTTCAAGGAAATTGCACAGGGTCTGCTCGACGGCAGCCCCGAGTTGCGCCTGAACGCCTCCAAGGATGCGCAGACGCGCGAGCAGATCGAGGCGCTGATCAAGCTGTATGAACTGACCCGCACCCAGGCCGGTGCCATTCTGGGCAACCTGCAGGGCCTGGTCTCGGCGCGTAGCGCGCAGATCACCATCATCAACGACAGCGAGCCGATGCGCCGCGACCTGGAAGAGTTGCAGGGGCAACTGGCCACGCGTACCGGTCTGGGCCCGACCTCCCTGTTGTCCCTGATCGGCGCCGCCATCTTCGCCCTGCTCTGCGCTGCCGGTCTGGCGCGTGTGCAGCTGATGGACAGCCGTCGCCGCCAGGTGATGGCCGAAGCGCAACGACTGGAAGCCGAGCGCCAGGAACAGGAGGCCAAGCGTGTCAACGACGCCAACCAGGCCGCCATTCTGCGACTGATGAACGAACTGCAGACGGTGGCCGAAGGCGATCTGACGCAGGAAGCCACGGTGACCGAGGACATCACGGGTGCCATCGCCGACTCGGTGAACTATACGGTGGAAGAGCTGCGACTGCTGGTGGGCAACGTGCAGAACACCGCGGCCCAGGTGGCGCAGACGACGGCCGAGGTGGACCAGACGTCCACGGAACTGCTGGCCGCATCGAACGAACAGCTGCACGAGATTCGCGAAACCGGTCGCTCCGTGGTGGACATGTCGACCCGCATCAACCAGGTCTCGCATCAGGCGCAGGAATCGGCCGCGGTGGCGCGCCAGTCCCTGCAGGCTGCCGAGTCCGGCCTCAAGGCCGTGCAGGACGCCATCGGCGGTATGAACTCCATCCGTGACCAGATCCAGGACACCTCCAAGCGGATCAAGCGCCTGGGTGAATCCTCGCAGGAGATTGGTGAAATCACCGAGCTGATCTCGGACATTACCGAGCAGACCAACGTGCTGGCCCTGAACGCCGCCATCCAGGCGGCGTCTGCCGGTGAAGCTGGCCGCGGCTTCTCGGTGGTGGCGGAAGAAGTGCAGCGACTGGCTGAACGTTCCGCAGACGCCACGCGCCAGATCTCGGCGCTGGTGAAGGCGATTCAGACCGACACGCAGGACGCCGTGGCCGCCATGGAGCGCTCCACCCAGGGTGTGGTCGAGGGAGCGCGACTGTCCGACAATGCCGGTACCGCGCTGACCGAGATCGACCGCGTGTCGCGTCGACTGGCCGAGCTGATCGAGCAGATTTCCGACTCCACCTCGAAGGAGGCCGCGATGGCCAACGTGGTGGCCGACAACATCCAGCACATCTTCGCCGTGACCGAGCAGACCGGTGAAGGTACGCGGGCCACGGCCGCCCAGGTGCGCGAACTCTCGCGCATGGCTGAAGAGCTGCGCCAGTCGGTCGCACGATTCAAGATTTCCTGA
- a CDS encoding Hpt domain-containing protein, whose product MQALAAASGNDDQPVNDLGPLAWVLDELRKSLDGASKAIRRFVRDAELARGSDLESLDASQLRIARQQLHQAVGALEMVGLPEPAKVLRAMEALAQKFVERPESCSEDAATKVERASFALIEYLESVLRGKSASAVALFPQYRDVLELVGEERVHPAELWGHAWRWIDADIPVPAEALGYDPAVRSQLDSAVLKVVKTGSVSSAKTLCDLCLGLAAGQQALDARSFWKICAAYFEALALKLCAPDVYVKRAASRILMQFTTLARGKSEVSDRLAQDLLFFCAQAVPADAQAAPVLAAVRQAYGLAQEKPVNYETPQYGRFDPAVLVQARKRIATATETWSALSGGDTNRLKVVSEQFTLVGESLLKLHPENKALARALLKAVDGTVRSGEPPTTPVAMEVATSILYLDAAYEDMDPTESSMSERSDRLARRLDHVVAGGQPEALEPWMEELYRRVSDRQTMGSVVEELRTSLTEIEKSLDTFFRNPKEKAPLNDVPNQLAQMRGVFSVLGLDQASLATVRMRDTVEKFLVDNIDEDAARTGVFEKFGNSLGALGFLIDMLSYQRTLAKKLFVYDEELGEFKPLMGREREAAAVAPEPPAAPVPTPAPTPRPVPQAAPTPAPAPAVSADVSEDDGAELRDIFLDEAREVIHNGQDAVLALLGDPADLSHQTTLRRAFHTLKGSSRMVGFTEFGEAGWAMEQMMNSWLAEQKPARPELLQLSNAALQGLGQWVEDIAAGSDAGWSAVPFRQSADAMRLDNKFLALELPAAPATQAAVPEPVAPVSVPVPELPAPAQELPQIDFESTQMFDFELADAQALSKPAAPAEVRQPSSLADFGDIDFSSLAGVPPVASTPAREDAPAADLSIDWAATSLAGPEDRMPLSGKGASQDWAPTSMAGPEDLAPPQKGTDPDWAATRMAEPAELSAFELPELQNNWADTSTGAIHDVPDEPDTRAGNIEGFELELPATATPAETADEQVKVIGTLRIGIPLYNVFLNEADEWSRRLLTELNEWSLELHNPVPDTAIALAHSLGGSSATVGFSALSEIARALEQAMQHVQLHGQGQAGHAQVFVAAADNIRHLLHQFAAGFLKAPEPGLVEALNAIHTTEFAQLDTLESDSGRPALTVTEVPELDLGDLNFEFEPAEPAPPASAPAPKSIAPVMPAAMPAVSALPGAAKIVVDDSDEEIDAVDVIDADLFPIFEEEAAELMPQLAAALRQWSEQPDHGGARLDVLRVLHTLKGSARLAGAMRLGEMAHRMESAIEQMGSEFIQAAQIDPLLTRYDRLQQIFDELCRGPVEEAYVPQAPAPHPVSAAVATPAAAPAPEPVKVAQRPPVAARPAVAAPALPAKLPSATARSTSGQTVRVRSQLLDRLVNQAGEVMITRSRLDQRLGQLNGSLSELTANLDRLRTHLRDVELQAESQMQSRLAQAKDTAQGFDPLEFDRFTRVQELTRMMAESVNDVATVQRNLQQTISGTEDDLIAQARQTRELQRDLLRTRMMEFEGISERLYGVVRQAAKDAGKQVKLDITGGSMEIDRGVLDRMTPAFEHMLRNSVAHGIEPPQQREAAGKPAAGTITISLHQEGNDVSVVFSDNGAGLNLPRIREKALAQGLVAPGQPLSDADAANMIFMPGFSTASSVTELSGRGIGMDVVRSEVQALGGRIETASTAGAGTSFKLVLPLTTAVTQVIMLRMGELNIGVPANLVEIVRRLSYAELEQAYAQGSIDYGGETVPFFWSGALLQASTRSHEHVGKTQPVVVLRSAGQRLAIHVDEVLGNQEVVVKNLGPQLSRLPGLAGMSVLASGAVVLIYNPVALATVFGDKAYELQQASSEPSTAGQPRLPVAEQVAPGTGGDLPLVLVVDDSITVRRVTQRLLRREGYRVAMAADGLQALERLAEERPAVVLSDIEMPRMDGFDLARNIRADAKLRDLPIIMITSRIAEKHREHAKELGVNHYLGKPYGEDELLGLVKHYCTQAVPA is encoded by the coding sequence ATGCAAGCCCTCGCAGCCGCTAGCGGCAACGACGATCAGCCGGTCAACGACCTGGGCCCCCTGGCCTGGGTCCTGGACGAACTGCGCAAGTCGCTCGATGGCGCCAGCAAGGCCATCCGCCGTTTTGTGCGTGATGCCGAGCTCGCGCGTGGCTCCGATCTGGAGTCGCTTGATGCCAGCCAGCTGCGCATTGCACGCCAGCAACTGCACCAGGCCGTCGGTGCCCTGGAGATGGTGGGCCTGCCCGAGCCGGCCAAGGTGCTGCGCGCCATGGAGGCGCTCGCGCAGAAATTCGTCGAACGCCCCGAGTCATGCAGCGAAGACGCTGCCACCAAGGTCGAGCGCGCCAGCTTTGCCTTGATCGAATACTTGGAGAGTGTGCTGCGCGGAAAGTCGGCCTCGGCAGTAGCCCTGTTTCCGCAGTACCGGGACGTGCTGGAACTGGTCGGCGAGGAGCGCGTGCACCCGGCCGAACTTTGGGGACATGCCTGGCGCTGGATCGATGCCGACATCCCCGTGCCGGCTGAGGCACTGGGGTATGACCCGGCGGTGCGCTCCCAGCTGGATTCGGCTGTGCTCAAGGTGGTCAAGACGGGCAGCGTATCGTCGGCCAAGACCTTGTGCGACCTCTGCCTTGGCCTGGCAGCCGGCCAGCAGGCGCTGGATGCGCGTTCCTTCTGGAAGATCTGTGCGGCGTATTTCGAAGCCCTGGCGCTCAAGCTTTGCGCGCCGGATGTTTATGTCAAGCGCGCGGCTTCGCGCATCCTGATGCAGTTCACCACGCTGGCACGTGGCAAGAGCGAGGTCTCGGACCGTCTGGCCCAGGATCTGCTTTTTTTCTGTGCCCAGGCCGTTCCGGCGGATGCCCAGGCGGCCCCGGTGCTGGCCGCGGTCAGGCAGGCTTATGGCCTGGCGCAGGAGAAACCTGTCAACTACGAAACGCCGCAGTATGGCCGTTTCGACCCGGCGGTGCTGGTTCAGGCGCGCAAGCGTATCGCCACGGCGACCGAGACCTGGTCGGCCCTCTCCGGTGGCGACACCAACCGCCTCAAGGTGGTGTCCGAGCAGTTCACCCTGGTGGGTGAGTCGCTGCTGAAACTGCATCCGGAGAACAAGGCGTTGGCACGTGCCCTGCTCAAGGCCGTGGATGGTACGGTGCGCTCGGGTGAGCCGCCCACCACGCCGGTGGCCATGGAAGTGGCTACCTCCATCCTCTATCTGGATGCGGCCTACGAGGACATGGATCCCACCGAGTCCAGCATGAGCGAGCGCAGCGACCGTCTGGCGCGCCGGCTGGACCACGTCGTGGCCGGTGGGCAGCCCGAGGCGCTGGAGCCCTGGATGGAGGAGCTGTATCGCCGCGTGAGCGATCGCCAGACCATGGGAAGCGTGGTCGAGGAACTTCGCACCAGCCTGACCGAGATCGAGAAGTCGCTCGACACCTTCTTCCGCAATCCCAAGGAAAAGGCGCCGCTCAACGATGTGCCCAACCAGCTGGCGCAAATGCGCGGTGTGTTCTCGGTGCTGGGTTTGGACCAGGCCTCGCTGGCCACCGTGCGCATGCGCGATACCGTCGAGAAGTTCCTGGTCGACAACATCGACGAAGATGCGGCGCGGACTGGTGTCTTCGAGAAATTCGGCAACAGCCTGGGTGCCCTCGGTTTCCTGATCGACATGCTGAGTTATCAGCGCACCCTGGCCAAGAAGCTGTTTGTTTACGACGAGGAGTTGGGGGAGTTCAAGCCCCTGATGGGCCGGGAGCGCGAGGCTGCCGCTGTGGCCCCCGAGCCACCGGCCGCGCCGGTACCCACTCCTGCTCCCACCCCCCGTCCCGTGCCCCAGGCCGCACCGACACCTGCCCCTGCGCCCGCAGTCTCTGCCGATGTCTCCGAGGACGATGGTGCCGAACTGCGAGACATCTTCCTCGATGAGGCCCGGGAGGTGATCCACAACGGCCAGGATGCCGTGCTGGCCTTGCTCGGAGATCCGGCCGACCTGTCGCACCAGACCACATTGCGCCGCGCCTTCCACACCCTCAAGGGCAGCTCGCGCATGGTCGGCTTCACCGAGTTCGGCGAAGCCGGATGGGCGATGGAGCAGATGATGAACAGCTGGCTGGCCGAGCAGAAGCCGGCTCGCCCCGAACTGCTGCAACTCTCCAATGCCGCGCTGCAAGGCCTGGGTCAGTGGGTCGAGGATATTGCTGCCGGCAGCGATGCCGGTTGGAGTGCCGTGCCTTTCCGCCAGTCAGCCGATGCGATGCGACTGGACAACAAATTCCTCGCCCTGGAACTGCCAGCAGCGCCGGCGACACAGGCCGCTGTGCCTGAACCGGTTGCGCCCGTGTCTGTCCCGGTGCCGGAACTGCCGGCGCCAGCCCAGGAGCTGCCCCAGATCGATTTCGAGTCGACCCAGATGTTCGACTTCGAGTTGGCGGATGCCCAGGCCCTGAGCAAGCCGGCCGCGCCGGCCGAAGTCAGGCAGCCTTCGTCGCTGGCAGATTTCGGTGATATCGATTTCAGCAGTCTGGCCGGGGTGCCTCCGGTGGCTTCCACGCCTGCGCGTGAAGACGCGCCGGCAGCTGATCTGTCCATCGACTGGGCGGCCACCAGCCTGGCCGGCCCGGAAGATCGGATGCCGCTTTCGGGCAAAGGGGCGAGCCAGGATTGGGCGCCCACCAGCATGGCTGGCCCCGAGGACCTGGCGCCGCCTCAAAAAGGCACGGACCCGGACTGGGCGGCGACCCGTATGGCCGAGCCGGCCGAACTATCTGCTTTTGAACTGCCGGAATTGCAGAACAATTGGGCCGATACATCCACCGGCGCCATCCACGATGTGCCGGATGAGCCCGATACCCGTGCGGGGAACATCGAAGGTTTCGAACTTGAACTGCCTGCGACCGCCACGCCCGCTGAAACGGCGGACGAGCAGGTCAAGGTGATCGGTACGCTGCGCATCGGCATCCCGCTGTATAACGTCTTCCTGAATGAGGCTGACGAATGGTCGCGACGCCTGCTGACCGAACTCAACGAGTGGTCGCTGGAGTTGCACAATCCGGTTCCTGACACCGCGATTGCATTGGCGCACTCGCTGGGCGGCAGTTCCGCGACGGTCGGATTCTCCGCCCTGTCCGAGATTGCCCGGGCACTTGAGCAGGCCATGCAACACGTGCAGCTGCACGGTCAGGGGCAGGCTGGGCATGCCCAGGTTTTTGTCGCGGCTGCCGACAATATCCGCCATCTGCTACACCAGTTCGCCGCTGGTTTCCTGAAGGCGCCGGAGCCTGGCCTGGTCGAGGCGCTGAATGCGATCCACACGACCGAGTTCGCCCAGCTCGACACCCTCGAGTCCGACAGCGGTCGGCCGGCGCTCACCGTGACCGAGGTCCCCGAGCTGGATCTGGGTGATCTGAACTTCGAATTCGAGCCGGCCGAGCCAGCGCCGCCCGCAAGCGCCCCTGCGCCCAAGTCCATCGCGCCGGTCATGCCGGCAGCGATGCCTGCCGTCTCGGCCTTGCCTGGTGCCGCCAAGATCGTGGTCGACGACAGCGACGAAGAAATCGACGCCGTCGACGTGATCGATGCCGACCTGTTCCCGATCTTCGAGGAAGAGGCCGCCGAACTCATGCCCCAGCTGGCCGCCGCGCTGCGCCAGTGGTCGGAACAGCCCGACCATGGTGGTGCACGCCTGGATGTGCTGCGTGTGCTGCACACTCTCAAGGGCAGTGCGCGTCTGGCCGGCGCCATGCGCCTGGGCGAAATGGCGCACCGCATGGAATCGGCCATCGAACAGATGGGCAGCGAATTCATCCAGGCTGCGCAGATCGATCCCCTGCTCACACGGTATGACCGCCTGCAGCAGATATTTGACGAGCTCTGCCGAGGACCGGTGGAAGAGGCCTACGTTCCGCAAGCCCCGGCGCCCCACCCTGTATCTGCCGCTGTCGCCACACCGGCTGCGGCACCTGCGCCCGAGCCGGTCAAGGTGGCTCAGCGTCCGCCCGTGGCTGCGCGGCCGGCCGTGGCGGCACCCGCCCTGCCGGCCAAGCTGCCGTCGGCCACGGCCCGATCCACGTCGGGCCAGACCGTGCGTGTGCGCTCGCAACTGCTCGACCGCCTGGTCAACCAGGCCGGTGAAGTCATGATCACCCGCAGCCGCCTGGACCAGCGTCTGGGCCAGCTCAATGGCTCACTCTCCGAGCTGACGGCCAACCTGGACCGCCTGCGCACCCACCTGCGCGACGTCGAACTGCAGGCGGAGTCGCAGATGCAGTCGCGCCTGGCGCAGGCCAAGGACACGGCGCAGGGTTTCGACCCGCTGGAATTCGACCGTTTCACCCGCGTGCAGGAACTCACCCGCATGATGGCCGAGTCTGTCAATGACGTGGCCACCGTGCAGCGCAACCTGCAACAGACCATCAGCGGCACCGAGGACGACCTGATCGCCCAGGCGCGCCAGACGCGCGAGTTGCAGCGTGACCTGTTGCGCACGCGCATGATGGAATTCGAAGGCATCTCCGAGCGCCTTTACGGCGTGGTGCGGCAGGCGGCCAAGGACGCCGGCAAGCAGGTCAAGCTCGACATCACCGGTGGTTCGATGGAAATCGACCGTGGCGTGCTGGACCGCATGACACCGGCCTTCGAACACATGCTGCGCAATTCCGTGGCGCACGGCATCGAGCCTCCCCAGCAGCGGGAGGCCGCGGGCAAACCTGCCGCCGGTACCATCACCATCAGCCTGCACCAGGAAGGCAATGACGTTTCGGTCGTCTTCAGCGACAACGGTGCCGGCCTGAACCTGCCGCGCATCCGCGAAAAGGCGCTGGCCCAGGGTTTGGTGGCGCCTGGCCAGCCACTCAGCGATGCGGACGCGGCCAACATGATCTTCATGCCGGGCTTCTCCACCGCGTCCAGCGTGACCGAACTGTCCGGACGTGGCATCGGCATGGACGTGGTGCGTTCGGAGGTGCAGGCCCTGGGCGGGCGTATCGAGACCGCCAGCACGGCCGGCGCCGGTACCAGCTTCAAGCTGGTCCTGCCCCTGACGACGGCCGTCACGCAGGTGATCATGTTGCGCATGGGCGAGTTGAACATCGGCGTGCCGGCCAATCTGGTCGAGATCGTGCGCCGTCTCAGCTACGCTGAACTGGAGCAGGCCTATGCCCAGGGCAGCATCGACTACGGCGGCGAGACGGTGCCGTTCTTCTGGTCCGGCGCGCTCCTGCAGGCGTCAACCCGCAGCCATGAACACGTGGGCAAGACCCAGCCGGTGGTGGTGCTGCGCAGTGCGGGCCAGCGTCTGGCCATCCACGTCGACGAAGTGCTGGGCAACCAGGAAGTCGTGGTGAAGAACCTCGGGCCGCAGCTGTCGCGCCTGCCGGGTCTGGCCGGCATGTCCGTGCTGGCCTCGGGTGCGGTGGTGCTGATCTACAACCCGGTGGCTCTGGCGACCGTGTTCGGCGACAAGGCCTACGAGCTTCAACAGGCCAGCAGCGAGCCGTCGACGGCGGGTCAACCCCGCCTGCCGGTGGCCGAGCAGGTGGCCCCGGGCACCGGTGGCGATCTGCCGCTCGTGCTCGTGGTGGACGACTCCATCACCGTGCGTCGTGTCACGCAGCGTCTGCTGCGTCGCGAAGGTTACCGTGTGGCCATGGCGGCCGACGGTCTGCAGGCGCTCGAGCGCCTGGCCGAGGAGCGTCCGGCGGTGGTGCTGTCCGACATCGAGATGCCGCGCATGGACGGCTTCGACCTGGCACGCAACATCCGCGCCGATGCCAAGCTGCGCGACCTGCCCATCATCATGATCACCTCGCGTATTGCCGAAAAGCATCGTGAGCATGCCAAGGAGCTGGGTGTGAACCACTACCTGGGCAAGCCCTATGGCGAAGACGAGTTGCTGGGCCTCGTGAAGCACTACTGCACGCAGGCTGTCCCGGCCTGA
- a CDS encoding deoxyribodipyrimidine photo-lyase: MQKPLDSGLVWFRRDLRVDDHPALHLALQQCQRVYCAFIFDRDILDPLPRSDRRVAFIRASLVELDTDLRALAGQDNAGLIVHHGHATEALPALAQALGVQAVYAAHDYEPQAQGRDAQVRGTLASLGIALHTCKDHVIFEGREVLTGGGTPYTVFTPYKKAWLARLAATQLPVFDCAPLAAGLAPRPESLCHAVPTLAELGFEPSNLTQLRIPTGSSGARQLFADFFERMDQYQDTRDFPALKGPSYLGVHLRFGTVSLRRLVNAAQQRSQQGSAGAATWLSELVWRDFYFQILANFPHVAAQAFRPAYDAIQWEQGAHGQALYAAWCEGRTGYPIVDAAMAQLNQSGYMHNRLRMVAGSFLVKDLGIHWQWGERYFAEKLNDFELASNNGGWQWVASSGCDAQPWFRIFNPISQSKKFDPQGRFIRRYLPQLAALPDAALHAPWLAGPVELAAAGVTLGSGYPLPLVAHDEARAQTLARYAVVRKSGEKEEG, encoded by the coding sequence ATGCAAAAACCCCTGGATTCCGGTCTGGTCTGGTTCCGGCGCGACCTGCGGGTCGACGACCATCCGGCCCTGCACCTGGCCCTGCAACAGTGCCAGCGCGTCTATTGCGCCTTCATTTTCGACCGGGACATCCTGGATCCGCTGCCACGCAGCGACCGCCGCGTGGCGTTCATCCGCGCCTCCCTGGTGGAACTGGATACGGACTTGCGCGCGCTGGCCGGCCAGGATAATGCCGGCCTGATCGTGCACCATGGCCACGCCACCGAAGCCCTGCCCGCCCTGGCGCAGGCACTGGGGGTGCAGGCCGTGTACGCCGCACACGATTACGAGCCGCAGGCCCAGGGGCGGGATGCCCAGGTGCGTGGCACGCTGGCCAGCCTGGGCATCGCCCTGCACACCTGCAAGGACCACGTGATCTTCGAGGGCCGCGAAGTCCTCACTGGCGGCGGCACGCCCTACACCGTCTTCACGCCTTACAAGAAGGCCTGGCTGGCGCGGCTGGCTGCCACGCAGCTGCCGGTGTTCGACTGCGCCCCGCTGGCCGCTGGCCTGGCCCCGCGGCCCGAGTCCCTGTGCCATGCCGTGCCGACCCTGGCCGAACTCGGCTTCGAACCCAGCAACCTGACCCAGCTCAGGATACCCACCGGCAGCAGTGGCGCGCGCCAGCTGTTTGCGGATTTTTTCGAGCGCATGGACCAGTACCAGGACACCCGCGATTTCCCGGCCCTCAAGGGCCCGAGTTACCTTGGCGTGCACCTGCGTTTTGGCACGGTGTCCCTGCGTCGTCTCGTGAACGCGGCACAGCAGCGCAGCCAGCAAGGCAGTGCCGGCGCTGCGACCTGGCTCAGCGAGCTGGTCTGGCGCGATTTCTACTTCCAGATCCTGGCCAATTTCCCGCACGTGGCGGCGCAGGCCTTCAGGCCGGCCTATGACGCGATCCAATGGGAACAGGGCGCCCATGGCCAGGCCCTCTACGCCGCCTGGTGCGAGGGCCGCACGGGGTATCCCATCGTCGACGCGGCCATGGCGCAGCTCAACCAGAGCGGCTACATGCACAACCGCCTGCGCATGGTGGCGGGCAGCTTCCTGGTGAAAGACCTGGGCATCCACTGGCAATGGGGCGAGCGCTACTTTGCCGAAAAATTGAACGACTTCGAGCTGGCGTCCAACAACGGTGGCTGGCAGTGGGTGGCCTCCAGTGGCTGTGATGCGCAACCCTGGTTCCGGATCTTCAACCCGATCAGCCAGAGCAAGAAGTTCGACCCGCAGGGCCGTTTCATCCGCCGTTACCTGCCGCAGCTCGCGGCCCTGCCCGATGCCGCGCTGCACGCACCCTGGCTGGCTGGCCCGGTCGAGCTGGCCGCCGCCGGCGTGACCCTGGGCAGCGGCTACCCCCTGCCCCTGGTCGCCCACGACGAGGCGCGCGCGCAGACGCTGGCGCGCTACGCCGTGGTGCGCAAAAGCGGGGAGAAGGAAGAAGGCTGA
- a CDS encoding YqgE/AlgH family protein — MADDSAPINLTNHFLIAMPGLDDETFSKSVVYLCEHSERGALGLMINKPTDIKLQGLFDKVELPLGRADLKDAPVFHGGPVQTERGFVLHEALQEPAAEKPEPVYASTMMIPGGLEMTTSRDVLEALSTGAGPSRVLVSLGYSAWGQGQLESEIGENSWLIVHADPIVIFETPVAQRYDKALSLLGLQAWMLSPDVGHA; from the coding sequence ATGGCCGATGATTCTGCACCCATCAATCTCACGAATCATTTCCTGATCGCCATGCCCGGCCTGGACGACGAGACTTTTTCCAAAAGTGTGGTCTACCTCTGCGAGCACAGCGAGCGCGGGGCGCTGGGCCTGATGATCAACAAACCCACAGACATCAAGCTGCAGGGCCTGTTTGACAAGGTCGAGCTGCCGCTGGGACGCGCCGACCTCAAGGACGCCCCCGTCTTCCACGGTGGGCCCGTGCAGACCGAACGTGGTTTTGTGTTGCACGAAGCCTTGCAGGAGCCGGCGGCCGAAAAACCTGAACCGGTCTATGCCTCCACCATGATGATTCCCGGCGGGCTGGAGATGACCACCTCGCGCGACGTGCTCGAGGCCCTGTCCACCGGTGCCGGCCCCAGCCGTGTGCTGGTCTCGTTGGGCTATTCTGCCTGGGGCCAGGGCCAGCTGGAGTCGGAAATCGGGGAGAACAGTTGGCTGATCGTCCACGCCGACCCCATCGTGATCTTCGAGACACCGGTGGCGCAACGCTACGACAAGGCGCTGTCCCTGCTGGGCTTGCAGGCCTGGATGCTCTCGCCCGATGTGGGGCATGCATGA
- the ruvX gene encoding Holliday junction resolvase RuvX, whose translation MTAVPLTQQSFLALDFGLKRTGVAVGNRMLRQALPQPTIRAEGDARFERVAERLKEWQPDALVVGVPFHPDGAPHENTARAQKFARQLRGRFGLPVYEVDERYSTTEALAAGAADADAGAACVILEQFLRNLE comes from the coding sequence ATGACTGCCGTCCCTCTCACTCAGCAAAGCTTTCTCGCCCTGGATTTCGGTCTCAAGCGCACTGGCGTCGCGGTCGGAAACCGCATGCTGCGCCAGGCCCTGCCCCAGCCGACCATCCGCGCCGAAGGGGATGCCCGTTTTGAGCGCGTTGCCGAGCGGCTCAAGGAGTGGCAGCCCGATGCGCTGGTGGTTGGCGTGCCCTTCCACCCCGACGGCGCGCCGCATGAGAATACGGCACGGGCGCAGAAATTCGCGCGCCAGTTGCGTGGCCGTTTCGGCCTGCCGGTCTACGAGGTCGACGAACGCTACAGCACCACCGAGGCCCTGGCGGCTGGCGCAGCCGACGCCGATGCGGGTGCGGCCTGCGTGATCCTGGAACAATTCTTGAGGAACCTGGAATGA